A single window of Kitasatospora sp. HUAS MG31 DNA harbors:
- a CDS encoding ATP-binding cassette domain-containing protein, whose protein sequence is MIELRQLTKRYRETVAIDGLSFTVRPGRVTGFLGPNGAGKSTTLRMMLGLDRPDQGDVRYDGRAYHELREPLRHVGALLEAKAVQSSRTAYHHLLWLAQTNRIGRARVREVLGMVGLESVSSRRAGGFSLGMGQRLGIAAALLGDPEVLLLDEPVNGLDPEGVRWIRTLLQGLAAEGRTVLVSSHLMSEMAITAEHLVVIGRGRLLADTSMDAFIGDNCRPQVLVRTSEPDRLLVALAGAGLTAHQEERGAVVVDGAGTEEVGRIAAGAGLVLGELATRTASLEDAFLRLTGDAAQYRAEAFTGRDQHVH, encoded by the coding sequence GTGATCGAACTACGGCAACTGACCAAGCGCTATCGCGAGACCGTCGCGATCGACGGGCTCTCCTTCACGGTCCGGCCCGGCCGGGTGACGGGCTTCCTGGGTCCGAACGGGGCCGGCAAGTCCACCACCCTGCGGATGATGCTCGGCCTGGACCGCCCCGACCAGGGCGACGTCCGGTACGACGGCAGGGCCTACCACGAGCTGCGCGAGCCGCTGCGGCACGTCGGCGCGCTGCTGGAGGCCAAGGCCGTGCAGAGCAGTCGTACCGCGTACCACCATCTGCTGTGGCTCGCCCAGACCAACCGGATCGGGCGCGCCCGGGTGCGCGAGGTGCTCGGCATGGTGGGCCTGGAGTCCGTCTCCTCCCGTCGGGCCGGCGGCTTCTCCCTCGGCATGGGCCAGCGGCTCGGGATCGCGGCCGCGCTGCTCGGCGACCCGGAGGTGCTGCTGCTGGACGAGCCGGTCAACGGCCTGGACCCGGAGGGCGTGCGCTGGATCCGCACGCTGCTGCAGGGCCTGGCCGCCGAGGGCCGGACGGTCCTGGTGTCCAGCCACCTGATGAGCGAGATGGCGATCACCGCCGAGCACCTGGTGGTGATCGGGCGCGGCCGGCTCCTCGCCGACACCAGCATGGACGCGTTCATCGGCGACAACTGCCGTCCCCAGGTGCTGGTGCGCACCTCGGAGCCGGACCGGCTGCTGGTCGCCCTCGCCGGCGCCGGGCTGACGGCGCACCAGGAGGAGCGCGGCGCCGTGGTCGTCGACGGCGCCGGAACGGAGGAGGTGGGCCGGATCGCGGCCGGGGCCGGGCTGGTCCTCGGCGAGCTGGCCACCCGCACCGCCTCCCTGGAGGACGCCTTCCTCCGTCTCACCGGCGACGCAGCCCAGTACC